A genomic stretch from Methanobrevibacter sp. V74 includes:
- a CDS encoding ATP-binding cassette domain-containing protein codes for MGNKLKVNIQKKLKEFDLDVDFELKQGCLGILGPSGCGKSMTLKFIAGIFNPDNGVVSLDSNEETVYFDSNKKINLKPQKRNVGYLFQNYALFPNMTVEENVAAGLSKDDDINIVSEMIKRFHLEGLEKRYPRQLSGGQQQRVALARILAYNPDVILLDEPFSAMDTFLKEQLRIELVNLLRDFDGFSILVTHDRDEVFQFCDELLILDKGKIIAKGDTHELFENPGKVQVARLTGCKNISKIEVIDEYHLETLDWGVVFEVSEKISPNITHIGIRAHDFSPAEKDDVNVFDTKNAKKLEMPFEWEIILTNGLWWKCDKQIHDHEFEIPKYLKVDPNNIILLED; via the coding sequence ATGGGCAATAAATTAAAAGTGAATATTCAAAAAAAACTTAAAGAATTTGATTTGGATGTTGATTTTGAATTGAAACAGGGGTGTTTAGGTATTCTAGGTCCTTCTGGTTGTGGTAAAAGTATGACACTTAAATTTATTGCAGGCATCTTTAATCCGGATAATGGTGTTGTAAGTTTAGATTCCAATGAAGAAACTGTTTATTTTGATTCTAATAAAAAAATTAATTTAAAACCTCAAAAAAGAAATGTAGGTTATCTCTTTCAGAATTATGCTTTATTTCCAAATATGACTGTTGAAGAAAACGTGGCTGCCGGTTTATCTAAGGATGATGATATCAACATTGTATCTGAAATGATTAAGCGTTTTCATTTAGAAGGATTAGAAAAAAGATATCCTCGACAATTGTCCGGAGGTCAACAGCAAAGAGTAGCTTTAGCTCGCATATTGGCTTATAATCCTGATGTTATATTGCTTGATGAACCATTCAGTGCTATGGATACTTTCTTAAAGGAACAATTACGTATTGAACTTGTTAATTTACTAAGGGACTTTGATGGATTTTCTATTCTGGTTACTCATGATCGTGATGAGGTGTTCCAGTTTTGTGATGAACTTTTAATATTGGATAAAGGCAAAATTATAGCGAAAGGAGATACTCATGAATTATTTGAAAATCCGGGAAAAGTTCAGGTTGCTAGACTAACCGGCTGTAAAAATATTTCTAAAATTGAAGTTATTGATGAGTATCATCTCGAAACTTTAGATTGGGGAGTGGTATTTGAAGTATCTGAAAAGATTTCACCTAATATTACTCATATTGGAATAAGGGCACATGATTTTTCTCCTGCTGAGAAAGATGATGTTAATGTGTTTGATACCAAAAATGCGAAAAAATTAGAAATGCCTTTTGAATGGGAAATAATTTTAACTAATGGTCTGTGGTGGAAATGTGATAAACAGATTCATGATCATGAATTTGAAATTCCTAAGTATTTAAAAGTAGATCCTAATAATATAATCTTATTAGAAGATTAA